From the Campylobacter concisus genome, one window contains:
- a CDS encoding 4Fe-4S dicluster domain-containing protein: protein MDRRKFIILGSVAAAAGYGIGKILPKSSGDKLYLRPPGAVDDFDDLCVKCGQCVQVCPYHSISLLDIKDGYSNGTAYIDPKKRGCYLCDLFPCVLACPSGALDHATKVVDDVKMGVAVLSNANACMCLKREKLSEDSVEDLLVRKVYNDREEAEKDKIKGKIGQICDLCVSICPVGDSAIVMSEANLPLIKHGCVGCGVCAEVCPVKIINIAPKMSYDEIYKEKE from the coding sequence GTGGATAGAAGAAAATTTATAATCTTAGGCTCAGTCGCAGCTGCCGCAGGATATGGCATAGGTAAAATTTTGCCAAAAAGTAGTGGCGATAAACTCTATCTTAGACCACCAGGCGCGGTTGATGACTTTGATGATCTTTGTGTTAAATGCGGTCAGTGTGTGCAGGTATGCCCTTATCACAGTATAAGTTTGCTTGATATAAAAGATGGATATTCAAATGGTACAGCATACATCGATCCTAAAAAGAGAGGTTGCTATTTATGTGATCTTTTCCCATGTGTGCTCGCCTGTCCAAGTGGTGCGTTAGATCATGCTACAAAAGTTGTTGATGATGTGAAAATGGGCGTTGCTGTCTTGAGTAATGCAAATGCCTGTATGTGCCTAAAAAGAGAAAAACTAAGCGAAGATAGCGTTGAAGATTTGCTTGTCCGCAAAGTTTATAACGATAGAGAAGAGGCAGAAAAAGATAAGATAAAAGGCAAAATCGGTCAAATTTGTGACCTTTGCGTCAGCATTTGCCCAGTTGGCGATAGTGCAATAGTAATGAGCGAAGCAAATTTACCGCTCATAAAGCATGGCTGTGTTGGGTGTGGGGTATGTGCTGAGGTTTGCCCTGTAAAAATTATAAACATTGCCCCAAAAATGAGTTATGATGAAATTTATAAGGAGAAAGAATGA